One Aquipuribacter sp. SD81 DNA window includes the following coding sequences:
- the trpB gene encoding tryptophan synthase subunit beta, with the protein MTQTPRLTEQQGTRLQDAVGPYFGEFGGRFVPEALVAALDELDAAWASARQDPQFMGELDELQRTYTGRPSPVTHARRFGEHAGGATVLLKREDLNHTGSHKINNVLGQALLTRRMGKTRVIAETGAGQHGVATATAAALLGLDCVVYMGEKDTERQALNVARMHLLGAEVVPVRTGSRTLKDAINDAMRDWVANVDSTHYLLGTVAGPHPFPTLVRDLHRVIGVEARQQVLDGWGRLPDVVAACVGGGSNAIGIFHAFLDDPQVELLGLEAGGDGIESGHHASSITGGAPGVLHGARSYLLQDEDGQTVDSHSISAGLDYPGVGPEHAWLHATGRARYEPVTDADAMEAFRLLCRTEGIIPAIETAHGLAGALREGRRLGPDGIVLVNLSGRGDKDVATAAQWFDL; encoded by the coding sequence GTGACGCAGACCCCGCGCCTGACCGAGCAGCAGGGCACGCGCCTGCAGGACGCCGTCGGGCCGTACTTCGGCGAGTTCGGCGGCCGGTTCGTGCCCGAGGCGCTCGTGGCCGCGCTCGACGAGCTCGACGCGGCGTGGGCCTCGGCCCGGCAGGACCCGCAGTTCATGGGCGAGCTCGACGAGCTGCAGCGCACGTACACGGGCCGCCCCAGCCCCGTCACCCACGCCCGGCGCTTCGGTGAGCACGCGGGCGGCGCGACCGTCCTGCTCAAGCGGGAGGACCTCAACCACACGGGGTCCCACAAGATCAACAACGTGCTCGGGCAGGCGCTGCTGACGCGCCGGATGGGCAAGACCCGGGTCATCGCCGAGACCGGCGCGGGCCAGCACGGCGTCGCCACCGCGACCGCGGCCGCCCTCCTCGGGCTGGACTGCGTCGTGTACATGGGGGAGAAGGACACGGAGCGCCAGGCGCTCAACGTCGCCCGCATGCACCTGCTCGGCGCCGAGGTCGTGCCCGTCCGCACCGGCTCGCGCACGCTCAAGGACGCCATCAACGACGCCATGCGCGACTGGGTGGCCAACGTCGACAGCACGCACTACCTGCTCGGCACGGTCGCCGGTCCGCACCCGTTCCCCACCCTGGTGCGAGACCTGCACCGCGTCATCGGCGTGGAGGCGCGCCAGCAGGTGCTCGACGGCTGGGGCCGCCTGCCCGACGTCGTCGCCGCGTGCGTCGGCGGGGGCAGCAACGCGATCGGCATCTTCCACGCCTTCCTCGACGACCCGCAGGTCGAGCTGCTCGGCCTCGAGGCCGGGGGGGACGGCATCGAGTCGGGGCACCACGCGAGCTCCATCACCGGCGGGGCGCCGGGCGTGCTGCACGGCGCCCGCAGCTACCTGCTGCAGGACGAGGACGGGCAGACCGTCGACAGCCACTCGATCTCCGCCGGGCTGGACTACCCGGGTGTAGGGCCGGAGCACGCGTGGCTGCACGCGACCGGTCGCGCCCGCTACGAGCCGGTGACCGACGCCGACGCCATGGAGGCCTTCCGGCTGCTGTGCCGCACCGAGGGCATCATCCCCGCGATCGAGACCGCCCACGGGCTGGCCGGCGCGCTGCGCGAGGGTCGCCGGCTCGGACCCGACGGCATCGTGCTCGTGAACCTGTCCGGACGCGGCGACAAGGACGTCGCGACCGCGGCGCAGTGGTTCGACCTGTGA